The genome window GCCACTCGGAAAACGGTTGGCAGGGTGCCGCATTCGATCACGTTCAGGCCAGCGGATTTGAGTTGAACGGCGCACATGCGATTGCCCAATGTGTCGATTGCCACGCCGATAACCAATTGGCAGGATTGCCGCGCGACTGTTTCGGCTGCCACGAAACGGAATTTCAGGAAGCGCTGGAACCAAATCACGTTGCCAATAATTTTCCGATGGAATGCCAAAATTGCCATGTGGAAGTTGCCTGGCAGCCCGCCACATTTGATCACGATTTGACGGATTTCCCGCTTTCCGGGGCGCATGCGACAATCCAGTGCGCGGATTGCCACGAAAATGGCGAATTCATCGCGCTGCAAACCGACTGTTACGCCTGCCATCAGATTGATTTTGAAAACGCTAACGAACCTGATCATGTGGCAAATAACTTCAGTGTTGTGTGCACGGATTGCCACACAGATCTCGCGTGGGAACCGGCGACGTTTGATCACAACGCGACAGATTTCCCGCTGACCGGTGCGCATGTTTCGGTGAACTGCATCGATTGCCACAGCGCTGGTTACACCGGTACGCCGACAGCATGTTTCGCCTGCCATGAAACCGATTTTCAAAACACAACCAATCCAAACCACGTTGCTGCGGGGTTTCCGCTGGAATGCGAGGTGTGCCACACTACAACAGAGTGGCAATCTGCAACATATGATCACGACCAAACAGGCTATCCGCTAACCGGGGCACATAATTTGCTAACCTGTAATGACTGTCATTCGGGCGGTTATTCCGGCACACCGACGGTTTGTGTGGGTTGCCATTTGGATGATTATCAGGGCACAACCGATCCGGATCATGCGGCAGCCGGATTTCCCACAGAGTGCGAAACGTGCCACAATACCACAAGGTGGGATCAGACAAACTGGAATCATGATCAGTTGTATTTTCCGATTTACTCCGGGGAGCATCGAAATGAGTGGAATACTTGCGCCGACTGCCATGTGGACCAGAATAATTTTGCGGTTTTCGAGTGCATTTTCTGCCACGAACACCGTCAATCAAAGATGGATGATGAACACGATGGTGTAACCGGTTATGTTTACGAAAGCGGTGCCTGTTATGCCTGTCACCCGGATGGTCGCGAGCGAATGCGACTGGAGCGCATCAGGCAATAGTTCAATTGAGGATAAAAGGAGTTTAAATTTCAAACGATGGAATCTATGATTATTTATTTAGCAACAGCGGCTTTGGCTGTTATCATTTTTATACCTTATTTTGTCAAATTTCGTAAAAAACAACATGAAAATTATGAGCGCCGGAAAGAGGCTGAAACGCTGGGTGTAATTCGACCGCAGTCGCAATTTCCACTAATTGACCAGTCACTGTGCATCGGTTGCGGTTCCTGTGTACTGGCCTGTCCGGAAGGTGATGTTTTGGGTGTAGTGCACGGCAAAGCCATGATTATCAACGGTTTACGCTGTGTTGGTCACGGGCATTGCGAAACAGCTTGTCCTGTTGGTGCCATCAAAGTCGGGCTTGGCGACATCACCACCCGCGATGATATTCCGGTTCTGGACAGCGGTCACCAAAGCAATGTACCCGGATTATATGTTGTTGGAGAATTGGGTGGGTTATCGCTCATCCGGAACGCCATTGCCCAGGGGCAAAATGCCGTTCGGGAATTGGCCAAAACGTTGCCGGCCAATCGTGATCGTACCATTCGGGATTTGCTGATTGTAGGTGCAGGCCCGGCAGGATTGACCGCAGCACTCACCGCCAAAGAGCAGGGGTTGAATTATCTGTTGATTGATCAGCAGGAACCGGGCGGCACCATTTTGCAATATCCCCGACGCAAATTGGTGATGACCCAGCCGATCAATATACCGCTTCACGGGCGGCTCGACAAAACAGAATACACCAAAGAAGATTTGCTGGAAATCTGGCAGCGAATTATCAACAAACATCAATTGAATATCCAAACCGGTGAGCGGCTGACCGGGATAAATCCGGTTGGTGATGAATTTGAATTGGTCACCCAAAACAACTCTTTTTATGCCCGAAAAGTAGTGTTGGCGTTGGGCAGGCGCGGCACACCGCGAAAATTGGGCGTGCCCGGTGAGAAAATGTCCAAAGTCGCCTATCAGTTGATCGATGCGCAATCGTATCAAAATGCCCATATTTTGGTGGTTGGCGGCGGCGATAGCGCTGTCGAAGCTGCCATTGCCCTGGCTCGCCAAAAAGGAAATATCGTTTCCATTTCCTATCGCAAAAATAAATTTTTCCGCATCAAAAAGAAAAACGAAGATCGCATTATGCGATTGATAAAAGAGAAAAAAGTGCTGCCGTTGTTCGAATCAACGGTATTGGAAATAGAGCCGGATCGCGTGATTTTGCAGCAAGATGTGGAAATGTTTGAGATCCCCAACAATTATGTTTTTATTTTTGCCGGCGGAATTCCGCCGTTCAAAATGTTGCAGGAAATGGGTATCCGTTTTGGCGGCGAAGCCAAAACATTTGCGCCACCGGTAGCTGTTCCGTCGGGTTTCAGCAACTAATGCATCGCGGAGGAGAGAATACGCCGCAAGTTTTATGCTTCGACGGGGCGGCTTTCAATAACTCGCCTCATCCAACTTCACTTTTCCGCTGAACGTTTTGTAAACGAAAATGGTGTAGCCCGCAACCAGCGGCGCACCGATGGCCACAATGGTCATCATAATTTCCAGCGTTTTTTGGGAAGACGCCGCATTGTACACATCAATATTGTACGCCGGATCGACCGTGGACAGCAGGATATTCGGATACAACTCGATGGCGGAAAGGATCAGCAAAAAACTGATGGTCAGCGATGAAAAAATGAATGCCTGCAAAAATTTGCGCTGCGATGCCAGTCGCGGCAAATTGGCGATGCTCAAAAACGCCAGTACCGGCAGTAAAAAAAGGATCTGGTTCGAGCGGAAATCGTCGGACAAATGCGGTATGTAAAGCAATGTATAAAGCGTTGTAATACTGAAAGTTACGATAAAAAATATCATCGCGTATTTTTGCAGTTCGAGCAACTGTTTGTAGAGTTTGCCCTCCGTTTTCAGCAGCAAATAAATCGCGCCATGCGACATAAACAGCGTCAGCGATGTCAGCCCGACCAGAATCGAATACAAATTCAAAAATTCAAAAAAACCGGCGCCCTGATACACATAATCCGGGCCGATGGCGATACCCTGCAACACATTCCCCAACACAACGCCGAGCAAAAACGCGAGCATAATGCTGGAAATGGAATACGAAACGTCCCACATTTGCCGCCACCAGCGCATCGGTTCTTTGCTGCGAAATTCAATCGAAATTGCGCGAAAAATGATGAACAGGAGGAACAGCATAAACGGCACATACATCGCGGAAAATAATGTTGCGTACACCACCGGAAATCCCGCAAACAACGCGCCGCCGCCGATAACCAGCCACACTTCGTTGCCGTCCCAAACCGGTCCGACCGCGTTCAGCGCAATCCGCCGGCTTTCCTCTTTTTTGAAAAACAAATGAAATGCGCCGGCGCCAAAATCAAAACCGTCCAAAATGGCGTATCCGGAAAACAGCGCCCCGACCACCAAAAACCACCATGTGGGATAATCTATACCAAATAATGTTTCCATCGTTTATTTTCCAGTTAAAATGGTTGTTATTCCTTTAGTTAAAGGTCTGTCTTCAATTTCTGATTCATCGAACGGGCCGTGTTTGATTTTTTTATCGAGCAGATATAAAAATAGCGCAAACAATAACGCGTAAATCAGGAAAAACATGATCAGTGAAAACAGAACCTGGTTGGCGGTTACCGATGCCGAAAGTGCGTCCGATGTGCGCAGTAATCCGTAAACGACCCACGGTTGCCGACCCATTTCCGCGGTAAACCAACCGACCTGATTGGCAATCTGCGGCAGTAGCACCGCGAATACGAATATTTTGAGTAACCATTTGTTTTCGAATAACTTACCGCGCCACAGCAGAAAGCTGGCCAGCAACGTTAGCCCGATCAGCGCCATCCCGATTGCCACCATAATATGATAAAATTGGAACACCGCATTCACCTGCGACGGGCGATCTGTTTCGGGAAACGCGTTTAGTCCGGTCACCGGTGCGGTGACATCGAAATTCAGCAAAAACGATAAACCGCCGGGAATTTTCAACCCGGTAACTTCCTGATTTTCAGCATCCACCCAGCCAAAAATATACAGGTCAGCCGGGGCGCTGGCATCGAAATGTCCCTCCAGCGCCGCCAGTTTTGCGGGTTGGTTTACCGCAACGCCTTCCGCCGATTTGTGTCCGGTGAACAGTTGTCCCAGCGAAAAAATCGTGGCAACAACCAGCGCAATGCTGAACGCTTTTTTGGAAATTTCGACATATCGCCCTTTCAGCAAATAGTAGGCATGAACGCTCAGCACCAAAAATGCGCCGGCAAGAAATGCACCCAACCAAACGTGCAGCAGCCTGTCCACGCTGGACGGGTTGAACACCATTGCCCAAAAATCGGTGATTTCCGCGCGGGCGCGAATGCCTTCACCAACGATGTGAAATCCCGCCGGCGTTTGCTGCCAGCTATTTGCCACGACAATCCAGACGGCGGAAAACATGGAGCCGAGAAATACGCCGATGGTCGAAATGAGGTGAACTTTCGGTGAAACGCGGTTCCAGCCGAACAGCAGCACCCCGAGAAATCCGCTTTCCAGCGCGAACGCAAAAATGCCTTCGGCCGCCAACGCGCTGCCGAACACATCGCCCACATATCTGGAATAGGTTGCCCAGTTGGTGCCGAATTCAAATTCCATTACAATTCCGGTAACTACACCAATGCCGAAAGTTAACGCGAAAATTTTCGTCCAGAAACGGGCGAGAATTTCGTATTTTTTATCTTTCGTCCGGACGTACTGGCTTTCGAAAATAACCATGAGCAACCCCAAACCGATGCTCAACGGCGGGTAGATATAATGAAATGCCACAGTAAATGCAAACTGGATTCTGGCTAATATTTCTACATCCATTTTATGTATCCGTGAAATGATGTTTAACTTTGGGAAATTAAGCGCTTCAAAATTACCCGGAAATCCGCTGAAAAAAGCGGTTGAAATTACAATTTTCAGCGATATGTATCCTGATACGCAACAAATTAATGGCTGCCGCAGCCGCTATCAACGACTTTGTGAAAATAATCCTCAAATTGGTGCGAACTCATTGTCCAGCCAAAAAAATTGTAACTATTCTAAATTTGAGGGATATTATCTGTGTATGAACGATCGAATGGTTGGCTTTTCGGAATTATATCGCCGATATGCGGCGGATGTGTACCGGTTCGCATTTTGGCTGAGCGGCGATGGCGATGTGGCAAACGACATTGTTTCGGAAACATTTGTGAAAGTTTGGCTATCGAAAAAAGATGTGCAATTGCAAACTGTGAAAGCTTTTTTGTTTACCATCGCACGGAATGAATTTTTGAAAAGCCTGCGCAGCAACAAACGGCGCAGCGAAATACCGGAAGCATTGCTGGATGCCGCGCTGATTGCGGATGAACAATTTGCCCAAACCGAATCGCTTCTGCGCACATTGCGACACCTCCGGCAACTGCCGGAAATCGATCGTGCTGTGCTCATTTTGCATGCGATGGAAGGATTGCCGCAACAGGAAATCGCGACAATTTTAAACCTCAGCCTGTCGGCTGTGAAGGTGAAAATTTTTCGCTCCCGCCGTAAATTGCTGGAATTAGCGCTAAATAGTGAGTGAGGATAAAGACAATGTTTTCAATAATTTGGAGATAAAAAAATGAACATAACGGAACAGGTGATTCTGGATTTACTGCCGGTTTATCAATCCGGCGACGCCAGCGAAGACACCGTGAAATTGGTGGAAACATATTTAGCCGAACATCCGGATTTTGCCAAAAAAATCGCAAAAGCTTTGCCGGAAATTCCGGTTGAAGAAATTGCCCAAAAACATCAATTTATAAAGGAGAACGAAATGACCGCACTAACGCAAACCCGATCGCTGTTGCGCTGGAAAGGCATTTGGATGGGTTTTGCAATATTCTTTTCAGTTGCCCCGCTTTCATGTTATTCAACCGAGGCTACAGGTTTTCATTGGGTGTTTGAAAATTCGCCGCTTTTGGCGCTGGGATATTTTGCTGTTGGAATTTGTTGCTGGATCGCATTTTTTGTTATTCGACATCGCCTGAAAAGCACCGATTTGTAATCGGAAAAATGTAACAAAAATGGCTCACCTCCCGTGGATTATCCGAAACTTGGCTGAAGTTGCACCATTTTTATTCTGTTGAAACACTCCGCTCAAACCTTTCGCAGCAATTGCATAGGGCTTTTCCCGA of Calditrichia bacterium contains these proteins:
- a CDS encoding cytochrome ubiquinol oxidase subunit I; its protein translation is MDVEILARIQFAFTVAFHYIYPPLSIGLGLLMVIFESQYVRTKDKKYEILARFWTKIFALTFGIGVVTGIVMEFEFGTNWATYSRYVGDVFGSALAAEGIFAFALESGFLGVLLFGWNRVSPKVHLISTIGVFLGSMFSAVWIVVANSWQQTPAGFHIVGEGIRARAEITDFWAMVFNPSSVDRLLHVWLGAFLAGAFLVLSVHAYYLLKGRYVEISKKAFSIALVVATIFSLGQLFTGHKSAEGVAVNQPAKLAALEGHFDASAPADLYIFGWVDAENQEVTGLKIPGGLSFLLNFDVTAPVTGLNAFPETDRPSQVNAVFQFYHIMVAIGMALIGLTLLASFLLWRGKLFENKWLLKIFVFAVLLPQIANQVGWFTAEMGRQPWVVYGLLRTSDALSASVTANQVLFSLIMFFLIYALLFALFLYLLDKKIKHGPFDESEIEDRPLTKGITTILTGK
- the cydB gene encoding cytochrome d ubiquinol oxidase subunit II, which encodes METLFGIDYPTWWFLVVGALFSGYAILDGFDFGAGAFHLFFKKEESRRIALNAVGPVWDGNEVWLVIGGGALFAGFPVVYATLFSAMYVPFMLFLLFIIFRAISIEFRSKEPMRWWRQMWDVSYSISSIMLAFLLGVVLGNVLQGIAIGPDYVYQGAGFFEFLNLYSILVGLTSLTLFMSHGAIYLLLKTEGKLYKQLLELQKYAMIFFIVTFSITTLYTLLYIPHLSDDFRSNQILFLLPVLAFLSIANLPRLASQRKFLQAFIFSSLTISFLLILSAIELYPNILLSTVDPAYNIDVYNAASSQKTLEIMMTIVAIGAPLVAGYTIFVYKTFSGKVKLDEASY
- a CDS encoding NAD(P)-binding domain-containing protein; translated protein: MIIYLATAALAVIIFIPYFVKFRKKQHENYERRKEAETLGVIRPQSQFPLIDQSLCIGCGSCVLACPEGDVLGVVHGKAMIINGLRCVGHGHCETACPVGAIKVGLGDITTRDDIPVLDSGHQSNVPGLYVVGELGGLSLIRNAIAQGQNAVRELAKTLPANRDRTIRDLLIVGAGPAGLTAALTAKEQGLNYLLIDQQEPGGTILQYPRRKLVMTQPINIPLHGRLDKTEYTKEDLLEIWQRIINKHQLNIQTGERLTGINPVGDEFELVTQNNSFYARKVVLALGRRGTPRKLGVPGEKMSKVAYQLIDAQSYQNAHILVVGGGDSAVEAAIALARQKGNIVSISYRKNKFFRIKKKNEDRIMRLIKEKKVLPLFESTVLEIEPDRVILQQDVEMFEIPNNYVFIFAGGIPPFKMLQEMGIRFGGEAKTFAPPVAVPSGFSN
- a CDS encoding cytochrome c3 family protein: MRWAAVILIVVVWVSNGFSQNNSNNPHGKIKWDCINCHTTDSWTTLKKQMDFDHDDTRFSLEGVHQTTDCMSCHTLKFADATRACLDCHTDAHEGNLGMYCQNCHTPQSWNDPQNMLQIHAERGFPLSGAHAISDCQSCHTTELFNEFSGTANSCFTCHMDDFTQTENPDHQSAAFSMQCETCHLPAAINWQQSVRYEHPPQFAINGAHRSLDCAECHSETFAGTPDMCFDCHSEAFRSVEMPDHAAMGFPTECAVCHSENGWQGAAFDHVQASGFELNGAHAIAQCVDCHADNQLAGLPRDCFGCHETEFQEALEPNHVANNFPMECQNCHVEVAWQPATFDHDLTDFPLSGAHATIQCADCHENGEFIALQTDCYACHQIDFENANEPDHVANNFSVVCTDCHTDLAWEPATFDHNATDFPLTGAHVSVNCIDCHSAGYTGTPTACFACHETDFQNTTNPNHVAAGFPLECEVCHTTTEWQSATYDHDQTGYPLTGAHNLLTCNDCHSGGYSGTPTVCVGCHLDDYQGTTDPDHAAAGFPTECETCHNTTRWDQTNWNHDQLYFPIYSGEHRNEWNTCADCHVDQNNFAVFECIFCHEHRQSKMDDEHDGVTGYVYESGACYACHPDGRERMRLERIRQ
- a CDS encoding RNA polymerase sigma factor, with translation MNDRMVGFSELYRRYAADVYRFAFWLSGDGDVANDIVSETFVKVWLSKKDVQLQTVKAFLFTIARNEFLKSLRSNKRRSEIPEALLDAALIADEQFAQTESLLRTLRHLRQLPEIDRAVLILHAMEGLPQQEIATILNLSLSAVKVKIFRSRRKLLELALNSE